A part of Winslowiella toletana genomic DNA contains:
- a CDS encoding methionine aminotransferase: MTIASTVQQRSKLPDVGTTIFSVIGQLSAEHNAINLSQGAPNFPCDPALVNAVSQAMQQGHNQYAPMTGHYALKEALVEKVATLYGQQYAVGSEVLITASASEGLYAAIAGLVHAGDEVIFFEPAFDSYAPIVRLQGAKAIGLKLQVPAFAINWDEVRAAITSRTRMIIINTPHNPSSQVLSADDLSQLAAITRNTDIVVLSDEVYEHILFDGRQHLGMATHPELAQRSVIVSSFGKTFHVTGWRVGYCLAPAALMEEVVKVHQFMMFSADTPMQIAFAEYLRTPQNYLSLGDFYQRKRDMLATLLQDSPFRLLPSAGSFFMLASYGHFSDESDSEMVKRLIVDHGVATIPLSAFYTDGTDNKLIRLSFAKDEATLQAGADALCQVKPR, encoded by the coding sequence ATGACTATCGCCTCAACGGTGCAACAGCGCTCAAAATTACCTGATGTAGGCACCACCATCTTTAGTGTGATCGGCCAGCTTTCCGCCGAACATAATGCAATTAATTTATCCCAGGGCGCGCCAAACTTTCCCTGCGATCCTGCGCTGGTTAATGCCGTAAGCCAGGCGATGCAGCAGGGGCATAACCAGTATGCGCCGATGACCGGCCATTACGCGCTGAAAGAGGCGCTGGTGGAGAAGGTCGCCACGCTGTACGGTCAGCAATACGCAGTGGGCAGTGAGGTGTTGATTACCGCCAGCGCCAGCGAAGGACTCTATGCAGCGATTGCCGGGCTGGTGCATGCCGGTGATGAAGTCATTTTCTTTGAACCGGCGTTTGACAGCTATGCGCCGATTGTCCGCTTGCAGGGTGCGAAAGCGATTGGCTTAAAGTTGCAGGTGCCGGCGTTCGCCATTAACTGGGATGAAGTACGCGCCGCAATAACCTCGCGCACCCGCATGATTATTATTAATACCCCGCATAATCCGAGTTCGCAGGTGCTGAGCGCTGATGATTTGTCGCAACTGGCGGCGATCACGCGTAACACCGATATTGTGGTGCTCTCCGATGAAGTGTACGAACATATTTTGTTTGATGGCCGTCAGCATCTCGGGATGGCAACGCATCCGGAGCTGGCGCAGCGTAGCGTGATTGTCTCGTCGTTTGGTAAAACCTTCCACGTGACCGGCTGGCGTGTGGGTTACTGCCTGGCGCCTGCGGCGTTAATGGAAGAGGTTGTGAAAGTACATCAGTTTATGATGTTCTCCGCCGATACGCCGATGCAGATTGCTTTTGCTGAATATCTGCGCACGCCGCAAAACTATTTGTCGCTGGGTGATTTCTATCAGCGTAAACGCGATATGCTGGCGACGCTGTTGCAGGATTCGCCGTTCAGGTTGCTGCCTTCGGCAGGATCCTTCTTTATGCTCGCCAGTTACGGTCATTTTAGTGACGAATCAGACAGCGAAATGGTAAAACGTCTGATTGTCGATCACGGTGTGGCGACTATTCCGCTATCGGCGTTTTATACCGATGGTACTGACAATAAATTGATCCGCCTTTCGTTCGCCAAAGACGAGGCTACTTTGCAGGCGGGCGCTGATGCGCTCTGCCAGGTTAAGCCTCGCTAA
- a CDS encoding LysR substrate-binding domain-containing protein yields the protein MSRRSLPLNAIHAFIVTARHLNLTHAAAELCITQGAVSRKIAALESWLGFSLFDRHARGLKLTPQGAALLPELKSGFEQMVHATDKASKSNSSVRLKAPTCAMRWLLPKLVELEQLRPDIHISLTTTVEHSRQLDNFDAAIVYGAPLEQGYRLFDEALTPVISASLLKQQQLTPEDLTHFTFLHPTADSTDWQLWLRAQQVELLMKRNQHFATMDLAISAAIQGYGVTVADVTLIQADLAMQRLVAPFKNSVKTGAVYSLLQRPDNDAPPFLAELVAWLCLESDPLISNTG from the coding sequence ATGTCACGGCGATCGCTGCCATTAAATGCCATTCACGCTTTTATCGTTACCGCACGCCATCTCAATCTGACGCATGCGGCAGCCGAATTGTGCATAACGCAGGGCGCCGTCAGCCGTAAGATTGCCGCGCTGGAGTCATGGCTGGGTTTTTCATTGTTCGATCGTCATGCCCGGGGGCTGAAGCTGACGCCGCAGGGAGCGGCGCTGTTGCCGGAGCTTAAGAGTGGTTTTGAGCAGATGGTGCATGCCACCGACAAAGCCAGCAAATCTAACAGTTCAGTGCGACTGAAAGCCCCCACCTGTGCAATGCGCTGGCTGTTACCGAAGCTGGTAGAGCTGGAGCAGTTGCGCCCCGATATCCATATTTCTCTCACCACTACTGTTGAGCACAGCCGCCAGCTGGATAATTTCGATGCGGCGATTGTTTACGGCGCACCGCTGGAGCAAGGTTATCGTCTGTTTGATGAAGCGCTGACGCCGGTGATCTCCGCCAGCCTGCTTAAGCAGCAACAGCTGACACCAGAAGATCTGACGCATTTTACTTTTCTGCACCCCACTGCCGACAGTACCGACTGGCAGCTATGGTTGCGCGCGCAGCAGGTGGAGCTGCTGATGAAGCGCAATCAGCATTTCGCCACCATGGACTTAGCCATCAGCGCGGCGATTCAGGGTTACGGGGTTACGGTTGCCGATGTCACATTGATCCAGGCGGATTTAGCCATGCAACGACTGGTCGCGCCGTTTAAGAACAGCGTAAAAACCGGGGCGGTTTACAGTTTATTGCAACGGCCAGATAACGATGCGCCACCGTTCCTTGCGGAACTGGTGGCATGGTTATGTTTAGAAAGCGATCCACTCATCAGCAACACCGGCTGA
- a CDS encoding methyl-accepting chemotaxis protein, with protein MNILKNFTIRAVMLWILGLFCLLWLCVGLYSVYSLNALGKGNEVDRHIVNQMTVLSKGNDQYFRFVTRLSRIVEARQTGAAADPAEMAAAQKSLDNMSKLLSDFKQLSPGPLGAEVVNNVTENWQKLLDQGVVPQMQSAQQATLDAYRQQSRNVTPPLSRAFGASAEKFNLAASGMLDDTRITVDHLTQMTKVIIIAAVIAGLLILLFTDRYLVTMLVRPIAILRQHFQMIAEGDLSQPVHDIGRNCVGKLVPLLNAMQDSLRDAVGAIRGGTENIWRGATEISSGNNDLSSRTEQQAAALEETAASMEQLTATVKFNADNARQASVLADSASVTASKGGKLVSDVVTTMQGISGSSQKIAEITNVINSIAFQTNILALNAAVEAARAGEQGRGFAVVASEVRNLAQRSAGAAKEIEGLIADSVQRVDNGSRLVNEAGTTMSEILRSVTDVTDIMKQIAAASEEQSKGISQVGIAISEMDSVTQQNASLVEEVSAAASALERQTEELQSSVAKFRLSHNDSAAVAKSAAKALPVKTASLKQPAAASAGVADEWIAF; from the coding sequence ATGAACATTTTAAAAAATTTCACCATACGCGCGGTGATGTTATGGATACTTGGCCTGTTCTGTTTGTTATGGCTGTGTGTCGGTCTTTACAGCGTTTATTCTTTAAATGCCCTGGGAAAAGGTAATGAAGTCGATCGTCATATCGTTAATCAGATGACTGTACTGAGTAAGGGTAACGATCAATATTTCCGCTTTGTCACCCGCCTGTCGCGGATTGTCGAAGCCCGTCAGACTGGCGCAGCCGCCGATCCGGCTGAAATGGCCGCGGCGCAAAAGTCGCTGGATAATATGAGCAAGTTGCTGAGCGATTTTAAGCAGCTCTCCCCGGGTCCGCTCGGGGCGGAAGTGGTCAATAATGTCACTGAAAACTGGCAAAAACTGCTCGATCAGGGTGTGGTGCCACAGATGCAGAGCGCGCAGCAGGCAACGCTGGATGCTTATCGCCAGCAGTCACGTAATGTTACGCCGCCACTCAGCCGGGCATTTGGCGCCAGCGCAGAGAAGTTTAATCTGGCGGCCTCAGGGATGCTGGATGATACGCGGATCACTGTTGATCATCTGACCCAGATGACAAAAGTCATTATTATTGCGGCAGTGATTGCCGGTCTGTTAATTCTGCTGTTTACCGACCGTTATCTGGTCACTATGCTGGTGCGACCTATTGCCATCCTGCGCCAGCATTTCCAGATGATTGCTGAAGGCGACCTCAGCCAGCCGGTGCACGATATTGGTCGTAACTGCGTGGGTAAACTGGTGCCGTTGCTGAATGCCATGCAGGACAGTCTGCGCGATGCGGTTGGCGCGATTCGTGGCGGTACCGAGAATATCTGGCGTGGCGCGACGGAAATCTCCTCGGGTAATAACGATCTCTCTTCCCGCACCGAGCAGCAGGCGGCGGCACTGGAAGAGACCGCCGCCAGTATGGAGCAGCTGACGGCGACGGTGAAATTTAACGCCGATAACGCGCGCCAGGCTAGTGTGCTGGCGGACAGCGCCTCAGTTACCGCCAGCAAAGGCGGTAAGCTGGTAAGTGACGTTGTCACAACAATGCAGGGTATTTCCGGCAGTTCGCAGAAAATTGCTGAGATCACTAACGTGATCAACAGTATCGCTTTCCAGACCAATATTCTGGCGCTGAATGCGGCGGTGGAAGCTGCTCGCGCCGGTGAACAGGGACGCGGCTTTGCCGTGGTGGCCAGTGAAGTGCGTAACCTCGCGCAGCGCAGTGCTGGCGCAGCGAAGGAGATTGAAGGATTGATTGCCGATTCCGTCCAGCGTGTCGACAATGGCTCGCGACTGGTTAATGAAGCCGGTACCACCATGAGTGAGATCCTGCGCTCGGTGACTGATGTCACGGATATCATGAAGCAGATTGCTGCGGCATCGGAAGAGCAGAGTAAAGGCATTTCACAGGTAGGCATCGCCATTTCTGAAATGGACAGCGTCACCCAGCAGAACGCCTCGCTGGTCGAGGAAGTCTCTGCGGCGGCCAGCGCGCTGGAACGTCAGACCGAAGAGCTACAGAGTTCGGTAGCGAAGTTCCGTTTGTCGCATAATGACAGTGCCGCTGTGGCGAAGTCAGCAGCCAAAGCTTTACCGGTGAAAACCGCCAGCCTGAAACAGCCCGCCGCCGCATCAGCCGGTGTTGCTGATGAGTGGATCGCTTTCTAA
- a CDS encoding carboxylesterase/lipase family protein yields MKNEQRLRIRTAEGELRGTMEGEVFVFKGIPYAAPPTGPLRWKAPKPVQHWQKVRDAVSWGDSSWQNRAECLAIGGGEPGELSEDCLYLNVWTPDIQPSRPLPVMVWIHGGGYTIGAGSLAPYLGAPLAARGVVMVTLNYRLGHLGFFAHPALDAEYPRGEEINNFALLDQIAALQWVQRNIHVFGGDRRNVTIMGESSGGRSVLSLFASPLADGLFHKGIVQSAYSLPDTPRQQALQTGEAVARHFNLSDATAAELRALPADGFWSLKPPLVNGPVAIAGDRVLPQSSVSVFNAARQHKYPLMIGSNSDEASVLEYFGIDAAATIARIRQQHKFAWRLIKWLYDARDDAVLGRQVARDIAFTTMGYVAVMAQHRTGAPGWRYYFDYVSENARDLYTCGTWHGNEVPYVLDTLNNMNLTDRPFTDNDRHFAWRVSEYWLSFARDVTEFSHKIDGEVPWPAWHPGDDYTMRFGHQGMAQIALEKRFMKRRMQVFRLLMRTLVRLN; encoded by the coding sequence ATGAAAAACGAGCAACGCTTAAGGATCAGGACCGCTGAAGGAGAACTGCGCGGCACTATGGAAGGGGAGGTTTTTGTCTTTAAGGGGATCCCCTATGCTGCACCGCCAACCGGGCCATTACGCTGGAAAGCGCCAAAACCGGTTCAGCACTGGCAAAAGGTGCGTGATGCTGTCAGCTGGGGAGATTCCAGCTGGCAAAACCGCGCCGAGTGTCTGGCGATCGGCGGCGGTGAACCGGGTGAGTTGAGTGAAGATTGCCTTTACCTGAATGTCTGGACGCCGGATATCCAGCCTTCGCGTCCGTTGCCGGTGATGGTGTGGATCCATGGCGGCGGCTATACCATCGGCGCTGGCAGTCTGGCGCCTTATCTCGGTGCGCCACTGGCTGCGCGTGGCGTGGTGATGGTGACACTGAATTATCGTCTGGGACACCTGGGCTTTTTCGCCCATCCGGCGCTGGACGCAGAGTATCCCCGTGGCGAAGAGATCAATAATTTTGCGCTGCTTGACCAGATTGCCGCACTGCAATGGGTACAGCGCAATATCCACGTGTTTGGCGGCGACCGTCGCAACGTCACGATAATGGGCGAATCCTCTGGTGGCCGCAGCGTACTGTCGCTGTTTGCTTCGCCGCTGGCGGATGGGTTGTTTCACAAAGGCATTGTGCAGAGTGCTTACTCGCTACCCGATACGCCGCGCCAGCAAGCGCTGCAGACCGGGGAAGCCGTGGCGCGCCATTTCAATCTGAGCGACGCCACGGCGGCGGAATTGCGCGCGCTGCCCGCCGACGGCTTCTGGTCACTCAAACCGCCGCTGGTGAACGGCCCGGTAGCGATTGCCGGCGATCGGGTGTTGCCGCAGTCGTCAGTCAGCGTGTTTAACGCTGCGCGGCAGCATAAATATCCGCTGATGATTGGCAGCAACAGTGATGAAGCCAGCGTGCTGGAGTACTTCGGCATTGACGCCGCCGCAACCATCGCGCGCATTCGCCAGCAGCATAAATTTGCCTGGCGCTTGATTAAATGGCTGTATGACGCCCGTGACGATGCGGTGCTGGGCCGTCAGGTGGCGCGTGATATTGCCTTTACCACTATGGGGTATGTGGCGGTGATGGCGCAGCATCGTACCGGGGCGCCAGGCTGGCGTTACTATTTCGATTACGTATCGGAGAACGCGCGCGATCTCTATACCTGCGGCACCTGGCATGGCAATGAAGTCCCCTATGTGCTCGATACGCTGAATAATATGAATCTGACAGATCGTCCCTTTACGGACAACGATCGTCATTTTGCCTGGCGCGTCAGCGAGTACTGGCTGAGTTTTGCCCGCGACGTTACTGAGTTCTCGCATAAGATTGACGGTGAAGTGCCATGGCCTGCCTGGCATCCCGGCGACGATTACACCATGCGCTTTGGCCATCAGGGAATGGCGCAGATCGCGCTGGAAAAGCGCTTTATGAAGCGCAGAATGCAGGTGTTCAGGTTGCTGATGCGCACGCTGGTGCGGTTAAATTAA
- a CDS encoding DoxX family protein, translated as MFSAINNGFSRMADHPDFGKLLLRLTFGILLLFHGEAKVHNGVGWIAKMLTAHGFPGFIAYGAYIGEIVAPVMVIIGLLTRPAAFVIAINLLVATLLVKTGAIWSRTDVGAWALETEALYFFGGVIIMLLGAGKYTLIRNPRLQ; from the coding sequence ATGTTTAGTGCGATCAATAATGGATTTTCACGCATGGCGGATCATCCTGATTTTGGCAAGCTGCTGCTGCGCCTGACCTTTGGCATTTTATTGCTGTTTCATGGCGAAGCTAAGGTGCATAACGGCGTAGGCTGGATTGCGAAGATGCTGACTGCACACGGTTTTCCAGGTTTTATCGCTTACGGTGCTTACATTGGGGAAATTGTTGCGCCAGTGATGGTGATTATCGGTCTGTTAACGCGCCCTGCGGCGTTTGTTATCGCGATTAATCTGCTGGTGGCAACCCTGCTGGTGAAAACGGGCGCTATCTGGTCACGCACTGATGTCGGTGCGTGGGCGCTGGAAACAGAAGCGCTCTATTTCTTCGGTGGCGTGATTATCATGCTGCTCGGAGCCGGGAAGTACACGTTAATTCGTAACCCGCGCCTGCAATAG
- a CDS encoding 2-oxoadipate dioxygenase/decarboxylase HglS gives MDAHWVSTDSIRERFSHAMSAMYQQEVPQYGALLRLVAEVNQQVLAQDPQLLQRLTQADELERISVERHGAIRVGTAAELNMLRQLFAIMGMYPVGYYDLSQAGVPVHSTAFRPVDDAALRRNPFRLFTSLLRLELIDDAALRQQASEILAARDIFTPRCRQLVALHQQQGGFSAEQAEEFVSEALETFRWHQQTTVDSSTWQALNQQHRLIADVVCFPGCHINHLTPRTLDIDRVQALMPQQGITPKAIIEGPPQRQVPILLRQTSFKALDEAVRFRDGQQGTHTARFGEIEQRGVALTRKGRELYDRLLAQAGSGGDNQQHQQHLAEVFTAFPDDETTLRQQQLAWFEYRRTAQGRDYPITPASDIEQLIAQGMLTAEPIIYEDFLPVSAAGIFQSNLGSETRARSQGHASREQFEQASGAAVHDEIELYAQREQASLRRCGLL, from the coding sequence ATGGACGCGCATTGGGTCAGCACAGACAGTATTCGCGAACGTTTTTCACACGCGATGTCGGCGATGTATCAGCAGGAAGTACCGCAGTATGGCGCTTTGCTACGCCTGGTGGCGGAGGTAAATCAGCAGGTACTGGCGCAGGATCCGCAGCTGTTGCAACGTCTGACGCAGGCGGATGAGCTGGAGCGTATTAGCGTGGAGCGGCATGGCGCGATCCGCGTGGGCACTGCTGCCGAGCTGAATATGTTGCGCCAGCTGTTTGCGATTATGGGGATGTATCCGGTGGGTTATTACGATCTGTCGCAAGCGGGTGTGCCGGTACACTCCACCGCCTTCCGTCCGGTAGATGACGCTGCTTTGCGCCGTAATCCGTTTCGCCTGTTTACCTCGTTGCTGCGCCTGGAGTTAATTGACGATGCGGCGCTACGTCAGCAAGCCAGCGAGATTCTTGCCGCCCGCGATATTTTTACCCCACGTTGTCGTCAGCTGGTTGCGCTGCATCAGCAGCAGGGCGGTTTTAGCGCGGAGCAGGCCGAAGAGTTTGTCAGCGAAGCGCTGGAAACCTTCCGCTGGCATCAGCAAACCACCGTTGACAGTTCCACCTGGCAGGCGCTTAACCAGCAGCATCGGCTGATTGCTGATGTGGTCTGCTTCCCGGGCTGCCATATCAATCATCTGACACCGCGTACGCTGGATATTGATCGGGTGCAGGCGCTGATGCCGCAGCAGGGGATCACCCCGAAAGCGATTATCGAGGGGCCACCGCAGCGACAGGTGCCGATCCTGCTGCGGCAGACCAGCTTTAAAGCGCTGGATGAGGCGGTGCGTTTTCGCGACGGCCAGCAGGGTACGCATACCGCGCGCTTTGGTGAGATTGAACAGCGTGGCGTAGCATTAACCCGTAAGGGGCGTGAGCTGTATGATCGCCTGCTGGCGCAGGCCGGCAGCGGTGGCGATAACCAGCAGCATCAGCAGCATCTGGCGGAAGTATTTACTGCATTTCCTGATGATGAAACCACTTTGCGGCAGCAGCAGCTGGCGTGGTTTGAGTACCGACGTACCGCTCAGGGGCGCGATTATCCGATTACCCCGGCCAGCGATATTGAGCAGCTAATCGCTCAGGGGATGCTCACCGCCGAACCCATTATTTATGAAGATTTTCTGCCGGTGAGCGCCGCTGGTATTTTCCAGTCAAACCTTGGCAGTGAAACCCGTGCGCGGTCGCAGGGACATGCCAGTCGCGAACAATTTGAGCAGGCATCAGGCGCGGCGGTGCATGATGAGATTGAGCTGTACGCGCAGCGTGAGCAGGCAAGCCTGCGGCGCTGCGGTCTGTTATAG
- a CDS encoding MFS transporter, which yields MSISEAIDVRQLINSAALSGYQKRIILLCFIVVALDGMDIALMGFIAPALKASWGVSNHQLGLVISSALIGLALGALFAGPLADRFGRRAIIITSVFFFGLWTLATALSQNAEQMMLFRFLTGLGLGAAMPNVGTLVAEFSPERKRSFIITVVFCGFTFGAAAGGFAASWLIPRFGWHSVLLIGGLLPLLVVPLLLRYLPESVRFLITRGAPAARIRAIIEKMQPGSTATDMQFQLASARQCEGAVRTVLSRNYLTGSLMLWGSYFMGLFLVYLIGSWLPSLIKDIGMTVTQAALITAMYQAGGTVGSLFAGWLMDKINANRALALIYGCGAIATVAIGLAPADALVLSGIAFCSGFCLNGANTGMNALSASYYPTHARATGSSWMHGVGRIGAILSAFAGAEMLSLGWSFSQVFLLLAIPALLTSVMLLVKSVYGYQRPL from the coding sequence TTGAGTATTAGTGAGGCGATAGACGTTCGCCAGCTTATTAATTCAGCTGCACTAAGCGGTTATCAGAAACGTATTATCCTGCTCTGCTTTATCGTAGTTGCACTGGATGGCATGGATATCGCCCTGATGGGATTTATCGCCCCGGCGCTGAAAGCCTCCTGGGGCGTCAGTAATCATCAGCTCGGGCTGGTGATCAGTAGTGCGTTGATTGGGCTGGCGCTGGGTGCGCTGTTTGCCGGTCCGCTGGCGGATCGCTTTGGCCGCCGGGCGATTATTATCACCAGCGTCTTTTTCTTCGGACTGTGGACGCTGGCTACCGCGCTGTCGCAAAACGCCGAACAGATGATGTTATTCCGTTTCCTTACCGGTTTAGGGCTGGGCGCGGCGATGCCTAATGTCGGCACGCTGGTGGCGGAATTTTCTCCCGAGCGCAAACGCTCATTTATTATCACCGTGGTATTTTGCGGTTTTACCTTTGGCGCGGCGGCAGGGGGCTTTGCCGCCTCATGGCTGATCCCGCGTTTTGGCTGGCATTCGGTACTGCTGATAGGCGGCCTGTTGCCTTTGCTGGTGGTGCCGCTGTTGCTGCGTTATCTGCCGGAGTCGGTGCGTTTTCTGATCACTCGTGGCGCCCCGGCCGCCAGGATCCGCGCGATTATCGAAAAAATGCAGCCCGGCAGCACTGCAACCGATATGCAGTTTCAGCTGGCCAGCGCCCGGCAGTGTGAAGGGGCGGTGCGCACCGTGCTGTCACGCAACTATCTGACCGGCAGCCTGATGTTATGGGGCAGCTATTTTATGGGGCTGTTCCTCGTCTATCTGATTGGCAGCTGGCTGCCGTCGCTGATTAAAGATATTGGCATGACGGTGACGCAAGCGGCGCTGATCACCGCTATGTATCAGGCGGGTGGCACCGTCGGCTCGCTGTTTGCTGGCTGGCTGATGGATAAGATCAACGCTAACCGGGCGCTGGCGCTGATCTATGGCTGCGGCGCTATCGCCACCGTGGCGATAGGGCTTGCGCCAGCGGATGCGCTGGTGTTAAGTGGAATCGCGTTCTGTAGCGGCTTCTGCCTTAATGGCGCCAATACCGGTATGAATGCGCTCTCTGCCAGCTATTATCCTACACATGCCCGTGCAACGGGTTCCAGCTGGATGCACGGTGTGGGACGCATCGGCGCCATACTCAGTGCTTTTGCCGGCGCTGAGATGCTGTCGCTGGGCTGGAGTTTCAGTCAGGTGTTTCTGCTACTGGCGATCCCTGCGCTGCTGACCTCGGTGATGCTGTTGGTAAAATCGGTTTATGGTTATCAGCGACCACTGTAA
- a CDS encoding sugar phosphate isomerase/epimerase family protein, whose product MQRCIATISISGTLEHKLEEIAAAGFDSIELFEPDLAGFRGSASELRQRVADNGLTIALLQPFRNYEGESSDQLTRARQQFELMQQLDCKKLLLCSNASASCSSDSQQQIDDLHALAELAATCQVEIGYEALAWGRHINRWQQAWQRVKQVNHASLGIVLDSFHILSRGDSLEALDQVPPDKITFVQFADAPQLNLDVLTWSRHYRCFPGQGDFDLQHFARQLHQQGYQGPWSLEIFNEQMVTSPLHSSAADGYRSLRWLEQGLTE is encoded by the coding sequence ATGCAACGTTGTATCGCCACCATTTCCATCAGCGGCACGCTGGAGCATAAACTTGAGGAAATTGCCGCCGCAGGCTTTGACAGTATCGAGCTGTTTGAGCCAGACCTGGCTGGCTTTCGAGGGTCGGCCAGTGAGTTGCGCCAGCGGGTTGCCGACAATGGTCTGACTATTGCCTTACTGCAACCGTTTCGCAATTACGAAGGCGAGAGCAGCGATCAGCTGACCCGGGCGCGTCAGCAATTTGAACTGATGCAGCAGCTTGACTGTAAGAAATTATTGCTATGCAGCAACGCCAGCGCCAGTTGCAGCAGTGACAGTCAGCAGCAGATTGACGATCTGCATGCGCTGGCCGAACTGGCCGCCACTTGCCAGGTTGAGATTGGCTATGAAGCGCTGGCATGGGGCCGCCATATTAATCGCTGGCAGCAGGCGTGGCAGCGGGTAAAACAGGTTAACCATGCCAGTCTGGGGATCGTGCTGGACAGTTTTCATATTCTGTCGCGCGGCGATTCACTGGAGGCGCTCGATCAGGTGCCACCTGACAAGATTACCTTTGTACAGTTTGCCGATGCGCCGCAGCTTAACCTTGATGTACTGACCTGGAGCCGGCACTATCGCTGCTTTCCCGGACAGGGGGATTTTGATCTGCAACATTTTGCCCGGCAGTTGCACCAGCAGGGTTATCAGGGGCCGTGGTCACTGGAAATCTTTAATGAGCAGATGGTCACTTCCCCTTTGCATAGTTCGGCCGCCGATGGCTATCGCTCGCTGCGCTGGCTGGAACAGGGGCTGACGGAATAA
- a CDS encoding LysR substrate-binding domain-containing protein translates to MDKNYVFNQRIRLRHLHTFVAVAQQGTLGRAAETLSLSQPALSKTLNELEELAGTRLFERGRLGAQLTTMGEQFLTHAVKVLDALNHAGQSFTSNMSDEPVVLRIGALTTAAMGMLPSILDRFHQLQPQATVQVATLHNNVLIAGLKAGEFDIGIGRMADADMMTGLSYELLFLESLRLVVRPDHPLLSDNVTLSKALQWPVVISPEGTAPRRIAQAMMDEQGCSLPANCIETSSTSLARQLAQRYDYVWFVPSGAIKEDLLHNSLAALPVASHGPGEPVGIMTRSGSQHCLSAEILLATIRKCHSG, encoded by the coding sequence ATGGATAAAAATTACGTTTTTAATCAGCGCATTCGCTTGCGCCATCTGCATACTTTTGTCGCCGTTGCCCAGCAAGGGACGCTGGGGCGTGCGGCAGAAACACTCAGCCTTAGCCAGCCGGCGTTATCAAAAACGCTGAATGAGCTTGAGGAGCTGGCGGGCACCCGTCTGTTTGAACGTGGCAGGCTCGGCGCCCAGCTGACAACGATGGGTGAACAGTTTCTGACTCATGCGGTAAAAGTGCTGGATGCGCTTAACCACGCCGGACAGTCTTTCACCAGTAATATGAGTGATGAACCGGTAGTGTTGCGCATTGGCGCGCTGACCACCGCCGCGATGGGTATGCTGCCATCGATTCTGGACCGTTTTCACCAGTTGCAGCCGCAAGCCACCGTACAAGTGGCAACGCTGCATAACAATGTACTGATTGCCGGGCTCAAAGCTGGCGAGTTTGATATTGGCATTGGCCGGATGGCTGATGCCGATATGATGACCGGATTAAGCTATGAACTGCTGTTTCTGGAATCATTACGCCTGGTGGTGCGTCCGGATCATCCGTTATTAAGTGACAACGTCACACTATCCAAAGCCCTGCAATGGCCGGTGGTGATTTCGCCGGAAGGCACCGCCCCGCGTCGCATTGCGCAAGCGATGATGGATGAACAGGGCTGCTCATTACCCGCCAACTGTATTGAAACCTCATCAACGTCACTGGCGCGTCAGCTGGCGCAACGTTATGACTATGTCTGGTTTGTGCCGTCCGGCGCGATCAAAGAAGATTTACTGCATAATTCGCTGGCGGCGTTGCCGGTGGCTTCACACGGGCCGGGGGAACCGGTAGGTATTATGACCCGCTCCGGCAGTCAGCACTGCCTGAGCGCAGAGATCCTGCTGGCCACCATCCGCAAGTGTCATTCTGGTTAA
- the smrA gene encoding DNA endonuclease SmrA: MNPDENDLFKDAMEDVIPLKDCASIHWLKTPQIKTPRQQPLDAENNFLIDGFIDAIPLIQPLEYKAEGIQQGVLDKLRQGKYPLDASLNLLRQPVARCRQSLFSFMLQARKDNLRNLLIIHGKGRDDRSHANIVRSYLFRWLQQFDDVQTFCGAQPFHGGSGALYVGLRKTEQARSDNRERHAKHSR, encoded by the coding sequence ATGAACCCTGACGAAAACGATCTGTTTAAAGACGCCATGGAAGATGTCATCCCCTTAAAAGATTGCGCCAGTATTCACTGGTTAAAAACCCCACAGATTAAAACGCCGCGTCAGCAGCCGCTGGACGCAGAGAACAATTTTCTTATCGACGGTTTTATCGACGCCATTCCGCTGATACAGCCGCTGGAGTATAAAGCCGAAGGCATTCAGCAGGGGGTGCTGGATAAGCTGCGTCAGGGGAAATATCCGCTGGATGCCAGTCTGAACCTGCTGCGTCAGCCGGTGGCCCGCTGTCGTCAGTCACTGTTCAGTTTTATGTTGCAGGCGCGCAAGGATAATCTGCGCAATTTGCTGATCATCCATGGCAAAGGACGTGACGACCGCTCACACGCCAATATTGTACGCAGCTATCTGTTCCGCTGGCTGCAACAGTTTGATGATGTGCAGACCTTTTGCGGGGCTCAGCCTTTTCATGGCGGTAGCGGCGCGCTGTATGTCGGTCTGCGCAAAACCGAGCAGGCGCGCAGCGATAACCGCGAAAGGCACGCCAAACACAGTCGCTGA